In the genome of Gemmatimonadaceae bacterium, the window ACGGTCAGCGAGCCCTTCGCCGGCGGCGTCACCGGGTCGTCGCTGCCACACGCCGTAAGCGCCAAGACGGCGGCTGTAGCAGCGACGAATGCGCGAATGCGCAGAGACATCGTCATCGGGTTTCCTGTGTTGTGGAGAGTGAGCGGCCAATCGATGAAGGTGACTGTGCCGTCTCCATAGAAGCACACGGATGTGGTGACACGGTCAGTAACGCGTCACGGTCGTGTCACGCGCACCTGGCGCGACACGACCGTGAGACACCGCGTCGACGTCCGCGGCGGAAACTACTGCCGCCAGGAGAGCCCGAACGAGATCGTGCGGCCGGCATTGTAACCTTCGCGCTCCAGATTGCCCTGCATGAAGCGATAGCGTGCATCAAGCAGGTTGCGCGCATCGAGACGCCCCGACACCTCGCGCCACACGGGGAAACGCAGCGAGAAATCCACAATGTCGCGCGGCGCTTCGACGATGTTTGGCAACGGGGCCACGCCAGCGGCGTAGATGCGCTCGCCGACCACGTTATACAGAATCGTGGCGTTGGTCCGCCCACTGGGCGACGAATACGTCAGGCCCGCGTTCACCACGTACGGCGCCTGTCCAACCATCCGACGCGACCGATCGGTGACGGCCAGTCCCCGCGTGGTATCGAGTGTCACCTTGGACGACATCAACGTGACGTTGGAGAAGCCGGTGAAGGCCTGCGCCCATGATCCCAGGAACCCGAGCTGCTTGCGGGCCTCCAGTTCCATGCCGATGTCGGTGGCGCTCACGGCGTTCTGATACAGCGCCTGATAGGCGCCAGACGTTGCCGACTCGATGCGCTCCACCGGCCGGTCAAAGTGCTTGACGAAGCCACCGATGCTCAGCACTTCACCCGCATTGGGGAAAAGTTCGTAGCGCACATCGTAATTGTCGATCAGCGACCGCTGCAGCTTGTCGTTGCCCGTGACGCTCACGCCCCCCAACACATCGCGAAAGGTTACCGGTGCCAGTTCCCGATACTCCGGCCGGGCGAGCGTGCGCGTGACCCCCAACCGGAGGTTTTGAGTTTCCGACAGGCGCGTGTTGATGAGCAGCGACGGCAGCACGTCGGTGTTGTCAAGGCGCGCGGCCGCGGTAAATCCTCCCTGCGTGCTCGCATCGACATTGATCTTGGCCGCTTCCACGCGCGCACCGGCGATGACGCGAATGTTCTCGCGCAGCCCCCAGTCCAGCATGGCGTAGCCGGCCGAGGTGCGATCCGTCGCCGTGTACGATCCGGCCTGTCCGATGGGCTGGACATTGATCAGCGAGCACGTGGCGCACGACTGGGTCGAACCGAAGATGACACTCGGGCTCTCGGTCAGCAGTGACGATGGCGCGCGGGAGATGAACGCGTAGATGGGCGCATCGGCCTGGCGATCGGTGCTGCGCGTGTACGCGCCGATTTTGAGCGTGTTCTGCTTGGCCGTCTCGCCAATCTGGAACGCATGATCGAGCTGCGCGGTGGTGTTGTTCTCGGTGAGCTTGAAATACAGGCGACGCGCGCCATCCAGGGACGCGAGCAGCGAGAATTGGCCATCGGAACCGCGGGAGTAGACCACATCTGAACGATCCGGCTCGCGTCGCGTGGTGCTGCCATACGTGGCCGACCATGTGGTCTTGTTGTGATCACCCAACTGGTGCTCACCCTGACCGGTCACCGTGACCACGCCGCGTTCGACGTAGCGCAACGTCGTGCGGGCAATGCTGTCCGAGAGATTCTCGTCAAAACCCCGATCGGTTCGCGCTTCGTTGTCGGCGCTCCGGGTAGCGGTGGTGTTGAGCGACAGACGGGAGCTCTGGCCAACCAGCGTCGCGAAGTTCGCGATGCCGCCCCATTGAATGCTCGAGCGCCCGGTTGTCCCGGAGAGCGAGGTGAGCGGTACGACCGTGTTGTTCGGGCCTTGATTACCCACGGCAAAGCGCTCGTTGGCACGCACTTCCTCGGTGTAGCCGTAGTTGCCGCTCAACACGTACCCCACCCGCTTACCCAAAATGGTGTTGCCGCCCGTTGAGGCGCCGAACGACCCGTTCGGCCCTCCAGCGCGCGGGGCGGCGTCCCATACATTGCGCTGCTGCAGCGCGATCTGGTTGAACTGGGTCTGCGATACATTGCCGAAGAAGTTGGCCTGCGACAGTGCCTGCGGCATCTTGCGGGCACCATACGAGAATCCCACCAGCTCGCCGCCGGCGCGCGGCGCCATCGGCAATGTCCGTCCGACCACACGATCGTTGCCACCGAAGCTGGTGGTATAGTTGATCTGCCGACTGGCGGGAAACTCCTTGGTCCGGATGTTCACATTCGCGCCGGCGAAGTCGCCCGGCTGATCTGGTGTGAACGTCTTGCTGGTGGTGATCTCTTGCAGCAGGCTGGAGGGGAACAGGTCCAACGGAATGACCTTGCGCTCAGGCTCCGGGCTCGGGATGCGGGCACCGTTGAGCGACGCGGTGGTGTAGCGCTCGCCCAATCCGCGAACTTGCAAGTACTTCCCGTCCTGCACGGTCACACCGGAGACGCGCTGTGCGGCCTGGGCGGCGTCGCCATCCGGACTTTTCGCGATCTGTTCGGCGGTAATCGCGTTCACCACGTTGGTGGCGTTCTTCTGCTGATCGAGGGCGTCGTTGACCGACCCCTTCTCCTTGCTGGCCGTCACACTGATTGCCGCCAGTTGGAACTCGGCGGCCGTGAGTGACACGTCCTGTTCGACGTCGCCGTTCACGGGCACTACAACGCCCGTGACCGACTTTGGCCCATAGCCAATGCGGCGGATTTGCAGCGTGGCGGTGCCCGCGGGCACCCGCAGCAGGAGGTACCGACCATCGACGCCGGACATCGTGCCGTTAGTGGTGCCCACCAATTGAATCTGCGCGCCAGTCAGACCCTGACCGGTGGCCGCATCGATGACGCGGCCGGTGACCTTGCCGGTGGGCGACGCTACCTGTGCGCCGCCGGAGACGAGGGGAACGGCCAACCCCAGAATCAGGGCCACTCCCCGAACGGAGGCTGACACTCCGCTCCGAGAATGGATGGGGGCGAAGCGGCGTGTCTCGTCGGCGGATAAGCGCATATGGAGTCGGCGTGAGAGTCGAAGAGTCGAACTGCTCCGGGCGGCTCACCGCGCGCTCCGGATGCCGTGCAACTTCCGTGACTCAGGTTTCGAACAGCCGACGGAATTGCAACGACCGTGTCACGGCCGCACACCGGGACCTGGACCTCTCAAGCGTTGAATTCGTGGCCCTGACCGGTTGCCGAGCGAGCCTGAGCCGTGTAATGTCGCCTCGGAATGACTGCCTCCCACACTCCGAATGGCTCTGACGCCCACCCGCGCCGGGTCGCGTCGCCCCCAACCACCGACCCGCAGACGCGCTCCGAGGCGTTGTCGGTCGCCGCTCGTGCTTTGCGGTCGGCCGAACACGTGTGTGTCCTCACGGGCGCCGGCACTTCGGCAGAAAGCGGCATTCCGACGTTCCGGGATGCATTGACTGGCCATTGGGCGCAGTTTACCCCGCAGGAACTGGCCACGCCTGACGCCTTTGCCCAACATCCCGAACGGGTCTGGCAGTGGTATTCCGCTCGCCGGGCCATGGTGCGTGCCGCGCTGCCGAATCCAGGACATGTGGCGCTGGCAACACTTGCCGCCCGTGTGTCGCATTGCACCCTGGTCACGCAGAATGTTGACGACCTCCATCAACGGGCGGGCAATCGCGATGTTGTGTCGTTACACGGCTCGTTGATGCGCGCGAGGTGCAGTGCGGGGTGCGCGGGAACGATCGAACCGACGTTAGACCAGTCCGACACCCCGCCCCGATGCCCGCAGTGCGGAGCACTGATGCGTCCGGATGTGGTGTGGTTCGGTGAGCCGCTTCCGATGGACCAGTATCAGCGCGCCCGCGATGCGGCGGTGGCGTGTGACGTCTTCCTGTCAGTGGGCACGTCCAACGTGGTCGAGCCAGCGGCATCGCTGCCGTGGGTGGCGGCGGCACACGGGGCGACCGTGATTGTGGTCAATCCCTCAATGGAAGGCCAACGCCGCGGTCCGAGTGTGCTGGCAGTCGAAGGCCCGTCGGGCGTGATGCTGCCGAGACTGATCGCGGAAGCGTACGCGGGAAAGCGGCCGCGACGAGTGGAGACCGCAAGTTCGGCCGTCGCCCAGTCAAGTTCCGACGAGCCGTCGATGCCAGTTTCCGAGCCGCTTGAGACGTTAGAGGGCGGACCGCCTTCGGGGCCCGCGCTATCCGATTTTCCGACCGAGCAGGGGAGTCGCTGAGGTCGACTAGGTCGCTGTCTCATCACGGCGAGGAAACAGCACGGCAATCGTGGTGCCGACTCCTGGAGTGCTTTCGGCGCGGACCCGACCGCCATGGGCCTCCGCGAGGTGTCGAACAATAGCCAATCCCAATCCGGTGCCTCCCGCCTCGCGAGAGCGACCAGGATCGGCGCGATAGAATCGCTCGAAGATTCGCGGGAGTTGTGCCGCACCGATCCCCGTCCCCGTATCGCGCACACCGATCCAATCGCCGTCCGTCGCCGATTCCGAGAAGAGCACGACCTCACCATTCACCGTATGGCGCAACGCGTTTTCCGCCAGGTTGCTGAGTATCTGGCGGGTGGCAGTGGTGTCGGCGTAAATGTGGGGTGCATCAGGCGCCTCCTCTACCCGCATCGCGACGCCTTTCGCCTGCGCGGCCGCCCGAAGTGGGCCGGCAATTTCCTCGGCAAGCGCTGCAAACCGCTGCTCGACGGGGTTGGGGAGCCACCCGCCAGACTCAATTCGCGATAGGTCGAGCAGATCATCAACGATGCGCTGCATTCGTTGAACGTTGCTGGCCACCATCCCGAGAAACTGGCGTCGCAACGCAATCGGCAGTGCCTCGTCCGTCAGCGTCTCCACAAACCCTGACACCACGGTGAGTGGCGTACGGAGTTCATGCGACACATTGGCCACGAAATCGCGACGGACGGACTCCAGTAGGCGAAACGGCGTGAGGTCGTAGAGCGCCAGCACCGCGCCGCCGGCGGGCAAGGGCCGGGCCGTCAACGACAGCGTGCGATCATCGACACGGACTTCATCCGGTTCGGCTTCTCGCCCAGAGAGCACGTCGACAAGCGCGGCTCGCAACGCCCGATCACGCGGCAGGTATTCGGCCGGGAATGGCACCGGCTCGCTCAGTCGCAGGAGTCGTCTGGCGGTATCGTTGATGCGGACCACCTGTTTCCGCGCATCGACCGCGACGACCCCTTCATTCAGCGACTCGGTGAGGGCCATCAGCAACTCTTCTGCGGCGGCCAACTCCTGTCGTCGCGCCGACAGTTGATCGGCCAGCTGTCGCAGGGAGTCCGCAAGGCCGCCCGCCTCGTCATAGGGTGCCAACGACGCTCGCCGCGACAACCAACCGCCAACCAAGGCGCGCGCCACGTCATCGAGCTCCTCAAGCGGTCGTCGGACGGATTCCGCCACGACACTAGCCCCGAGGGCGCCAACCACGACGGCGAATCCGGCGGCGGCAAAGATGTTTACACCTTGGGCGACCGCAAAGAGCGCCGTCGCCACAGCCAGTGCGATGACGAAGGTGATCTTCGAGAGGAGACGAGATGTGCCTCGCACGTGGCGGGTGCGTCAGCTGCCCCGCGCTGCAGCCGCGCGGAGGCGATAGCCGAATCCCCGGACCGTTTCAATCAGGTCACCAGCGACCCCCAACTTTGTGCGCAGGCGTTGGATGTGCATGTCAACGGTGCGCGT includes:
- a CDS encoding carboxypeptidase-like regulatory domain-containing protein, which gives rise to MALILGLAVPLVSGGAQVASPTGKVTGRVIDAATGQGLTGAQIQLVGTTNGTMSGVDGRYLLLRVPAGTATLQIRRIGYGPKSVTGVVVPVNGDVEQDVSLTAAEFQLAAISVTASKEKGSVNDALDQQKNATNVVNAITAEQIAKSPDGDAAQAAQRVSGVTVQDGKYLQVRGLGERYTTASLNGARIPSPEPERKVIPLDLFPSSLLQEITTSKTFTPDQPGDFAGANVNIRTKEFPASRQINYTTSFGGNDRVVGRTLPMAPRAGGELVGFSYGARKMPQALSQANFFGNVSQTQFNQIALQQRNVWDAAPRAGGPNGSFGASTGGNTILGKRVGYVLSGNYGYTEEVRANERFAVGNQGPNNTVVPLTSLSGTTGRSSIQWGGIANFATLVGQSSRLSLNTTATRSADNEARTDRGFDENLSDSIARTTLRYVERGVVTVTGQGEHQLGDHNKTTWSATYGSTTRREPDRSDVVYSRGSDGQFSLLASLDGARRLYFKLTENNTTAQLDHAFQIGETAKQNTLKIGAYTRSTDRQADAPIYAFISRAPSSLLTESPSVIFGSTQSCATCSLINVQPIGQAGSYTATDRTSAGYAMLDWGLRENIRVIAGARVEAAKINVDASTQGGFTAAARLDNTDVLPSLLINTRLSETQNLRLGVTRTLARPEYRELAPVTFRDVLGGVSVTGNDKLQRSLIDNYDVRYELFPNAGEVLSIGGFVKHFDRPVERIESATSGAYQALYQNAVSATDIGMELEARKQLGFLGSWAQAFTGFSNVTLMSSKVTLDTTRGLAVTDRSRRMVGQAPYVVNAGLTYSSPSGRTNATILYNVVGERIYAAGVAPLPNIVEAPRDIVDFSLRFPVWREVSGRLDARNLLDARYRFMQGNLEREGYNAGRTISFGLSWRQ
- a CDS encoding NAD-dependent deacylase, with translation MTASHTPNGSDAHPRRVASPPTTDPQTRSEALSVAARALRSAEHVCVLTGAGTSAESGIPTFRDALTGHWAQFTPQELATPDAFAQHPERVWQWYSARRAMVRAALPNPGHVALATLAARVSHCTLVTQNVDDLHQRAGNRDVVSLHGSLMRARCSAGCAGTIEPTLDQSDTPPRCPQCGALMRPDVVWFGEPLPMDQYQRARDAAVACDVFLSVGTSNVVEPAASLPWVAAAHGATVIVVNPSMEGQRRGPSVLAVEGPSGVMLPRLIAEAYAGKRPRRVETASSAVAQSSSDEPSMPVSEPLETLEGGPPSGPALSDFPTEQGSR